From a region of the Leptospira kmetyi serovar Malaysia str. Bejo-Iso9 genome:
- a CDS encoding MBL fold metallo-hydrolase produces the protein MYCKFQHKQYQFEGISEGGIRTSLYLPSLSLMFDIGAQNPNRIHLDNLLLTHSHLDHSSGLPYYISQRSLRKLKPPKIYLPSALEEPMRKILDLYSQIEDFPYAYDMKAVNPGDKIDLDPQHFFSPHKTFHRVPSQGYTIYQKRKKLKKEFQSLPQEELNLALKEKKEVSEQSEIPVISFSGDTKIEYVLEHEDVANSNILFIECTYIDKERDVNKAREWGHIHLDEIIGNLSSFQNEKIVLIHFSKRYSIPYIREILDKRIPKEEKHRFHAFLP, from the coding sequence GTGTATTGTAAGTTTCAGCACAAACAATATCAGTTCGAAGGGATTTCCGAAGGGGGAATTCGAACCTCTTTGTATCTTCCTTCCCTGAGTTTGATGTTCGACATAGGAGCTCAGAATCCGAATCGAATCCACTTGGACAATCTTTTATTGACTCATTCTCATCTGGATCATTCTTCCGGATTGCCGTATTATATTTCCCAAAGATCCCTTCGTAAGTTAAAACCTCCGAAGATCTATCTTCCTTCTGCCTTGGAAGAACCGATGCGTAAGATTTTGGATCTTTATTCTCAGATCGAGGATTTTCCGTACGCATACGATATGAAAGCCGTGAATCCCGGAGATAAGATCGATTTGGATCCTCAGCATTTTTTTTCCCCTCACAAAACGTTTCACCGCGTTCCTTCCCAGGGTTATACGATTTATCAAAAAAGAAAAAAACTAAAAAAAGAATTTCAATCCCTTCCCCAAGAGGAATTGAACCTCGCGTTGAAGGAAAAAAAGGAAGTTTCCGAACAAAGCGAAATTCCCGTAATCAGTTTTTCGGGCGATACGAAGATAGAATACGTCCTCGAACACGAGGATGTAGCGAATTCTAATATTCTATTTATTGAATGTACTTACATCGACAAGGAAAGGGACGTAAACAAGGCGAGGGAATGGGGTCATATCCATCTGGACGAGATTATAGGAAATCTTTCCTCCTTTCAAAACGAAAAGATCGTCCTCATCCATTTTTCAAAACGATATTCGATTCCTTATATTCGGGAGATTTTGGACAAAAGGATTCCGAAAGAGGAAAAACATAGATTTCATGCGTTCCTGCCATGA
- a CDS encoding YajQ family cyclic di-GMP-binding protein: protein MSDPSFDVVSEISRPELTNAVTQALGEIKNRFDFKGSKSDIQLEDEQLVLTSDNEAKLESVIDVLVSKMAKRGIGLKNFDFKSKIEPATGGTVRMKVKIRKGMEKEQTKEVTKLIKDSKLKVNVTIMGESVRVTGKKKDDLQEVIHLLKTSDLPFDVQFTNYK from the coding sequence ATGAGCGATCCGTCCTTTGACGTGGTTTCCGAGATCAGTAGACCCGAGTTGACCAACGCGGTGACTCAGGCCCTTGGAGAAATTAAAAATCGTTTTGATTTTAAGGGCTCCAAATCCGACATCCAACTCGAAGACGAACAACTCGTTTTAACTTCGGATAACGAAGCGAAGTTGGAAAGTGTGATCGACGTTCTCGTTTCGAAGATGGCCAAACGCGGAATCGGCTTAAAAAACTTCGACTTCAAATCCAAGATCGAACCCGCGACCGGCGGAACCGTTCGTATGAAAGTGAAAATCCGCAAGGGAATGGAAAAGGAACAAACCAAGGAAGTGACGAAACTCATCAAGGATTCCAAACTCAAGGTAAACGTTACGATCATGGGAGAATCCGTCCGGGTCACCGGCAAAAAAAAGGACGATCTTCAGGAAGTGATTCATCTGTTAAAAACCTCCGATCTTCCGTTCGACGTTCAATTTACGAACTACAAATAA
- a CDS encoding M16 family metallopeptidase encodes MRFTKPILKPFPIFGICALLCNVSLYADATIFSGLKKSLEEKTKTFQMENGLRVLMMKREDSPTIAVYTKFLVGSADETPEIAGTAHLLEHMLFKGTKNIGTTNYEKEKPYLEQIAVWGKRLDSLRIQEREMKERGEEPSSEFKNQIETLKKRFAVLLELHRKFVISNEDNYIYSRNGGVGFNAYTSNDVTNYQILLPANRLEIWAKLESDRLKNPILREYYTEREVVLEERRMRVENRGLGILREKYMDAAFPEGHPYRMPVIGYEKNLGFLDLEKTTAFFKNYYDPQRMVIAVVGSLDFDKTEKILRSYFGDLKKGKPQALKKVADAGFNGPKFVSVVHPSTPSKIIGFNKPAFPHPDDAVFSVIDTLLAEGESGRLFKKLVLEEQIAQGVYCWNGDPGDRLSNLFSIYITNNQNADQKKVENLVQEELDRLKTELITNEELFKIKNQILGGYLRALDDNGKLADILSLYQLLYGDWKEVLKGYEDLDTVTPEDVQRVAKKYFVPENRTIAELNPPSKDAKLSEK; translated from the coding sequence ATGCGTTTTACGAAACCGATTCTTAAACCATTTCCGATTTTCGGAATCTGCGCGCTTCTTTGTAACGTTTCTCTTTACGCGGACGCGACGATTTTTTCCGGTCTTAAAAAATCTTTGGAAGAAAAGACAAAAACCTTTCAGATGGAAAACGGACTTCGCGTTCTGATGATGAAACGGGAGGATTCTCCCACGATCGCGGTTTATACGAAATTTTTAGTCGGTTCCGCCGATGAAACTCCCGAGATCGCGGGCACGGCGCATCTTTTAGAGCACATGCTTTTTAAGGGAACGAAGAACATCGGAACCACGAACTACGAAAAAGAAAAACCGTATCTGGAGCAGATCGCCGTTTGGGGAAAACGTTTGGATTCTCTTCGAATCCAAGAACGAGAGATGAAGGAAAGAGGGGAAGAACCTTCCTCCGAATTTAAGAATCAAATCGAAACCTTAAAAAAAAGATTCGCCGTTCTTCTCGAACTACATCGTAAATTCGTAATTTCTAATGAAGACAATTATATCTATTCGAGAAACGGAGGCGTGGGTTTTAACGCCTACACTTCGAACGACGTAACGAACTATCAGATTCTTCTTCCCGCAAACCGTTTGGAAATCTGGGCCAAACTCGAATCGGACCGTTTGAAAAATCCTATATTAAGAGAATATTATACGGAACGCGAAGTCGTTTTGGAAGAAAGAAGAATGCGGGTCGAAAACAGAGGACTCGGAATTCTCCGCGAAAAATATATGGACGCCGCTTTTCCCGAAGGTCATCCGTATCGAATGCCCGTGATCGGTTACGAAAAGAATCTCGGCTTTTTGGATTTGGAAAAGACGACAGCGTTTTTTAAAAATTATTACGATCCGCAAAGAATGGTGATCGCCGTGGTCGGTTCGTTGGATTTCGACAAGACCGAAAAAATTCTCCGCAGTTATTTCGGAGATTTAAAAAAAGGAAAACCGCAGGCTTTGAAAAAAGTCGCGGACGCGGGCTTTAACGGACCCAAGTTCGTTTCCGTGGTTCATCCGAGCACGCCGTCCAAGATCATCGGCTTTAACAAACCCGCGTTTCCTCATCCGGACGACGCGGTGTTCAGCGTGATCGATACGCTTCTCGCCGAAGGAGAATCCGGAAGGCTGTTTAAAAAATTGGTTCTCGAAGAACAGATCGCACAAGGAGTTTATTGTTGGAACGGAGATCCGGGCGATCGTCTTTCCAATCTGTTTTCCATCTACATCACGAACAATCAAAACGCGGATCAGAAAAAAGTGGAGAATCTCGTTCAAGAAGAATTGGATCGATTGAAGACCGAGCTCATCACGAACGAGGAACTTTTTAAGATCAAAAACCAAATCCTCGGCGGATATTTAAGAGCTTTGGACGACAACGGAAAACTCGCGGACATTCTTTCCTTGTATCAACTTCTTTACGGAGATTGGAAGGAAGTTCTCAAAGGTTACGAGGACTTGGATACGGTAACTCCCGAAGACGTTCAAAGGGTTGCGAAAAAATATTTCGTTCCCGAAAACAGAACGATCGCGGAACTCAATCCTCCTTCCAAAGACGCGAAACTTTCCGAAAAATAA
- the alaS gene encoding alanine--tRNA ligase, with product MKRQSVAEIREIFLNYFKDKAHSVVPSSSLLPAGDPTLLFTTAGMVQFKPLFTGAVELPYTRATSCQKCLRTTDLEVVGRTERHCTFFEMLGNFSFGDYFKEEAISYALDCSVNHLGFDKDKIWVTVYTDDDEAEKIWLEKGIPKERITRLGKKDNFWGPAGDSGACGPCSELYLDRGIEKGGPDCATSGTCRPGCDCDRFLEFWNIVFNQFNQDTEGNLHPLKQTGIDTGSGLERVALLLQGADSVYDTDELRKIISFYEELSGITYTNENKTPFRVVTDHIRSVLFSIGDGIYPDRTGRGYVIRRLIRRATLFGRKLNFREPFLYKLVDKVVEIYKLRYPELGKNAKAIQKTILAEEELFLKTLELGLEKIESLVAKTKANGKTIFSGADAFLLYGTYGFPAEMTEEIVAEQGLDFDKKGFQEELEKDRQVSRESWKANKVSLMTGQSVEKTEFLGYSSVLEKGDITHLFFDNKPASSLKEGQTGAIVLNRTPFYPEGGGQVGDTGFLRQGKNVFKVLDTQKENDSIIHFGEVLSGEFSAGQELEAEVETTRRERLRYHHSGTHLLNGALRNLLGDHVLQKGSIVSPEYLRFDFSHPSALTADEIRKIESWVNESIRKDFQVETKELGIDDAKKTGAVATFGEKYGDRVRVVQMGDASVEFCGGTHVSHTGEIGFFFIKKESSPGAGNRRIEGVCGPAVIETFQNRFAELTESVQNLNLKIKSELGGEGSPILVNSNVPGPDEIREKLEKEGATAVTFFRDLSEKISSQIEESMSAFLKMKKNLESRDFENNASVIEKVFSSSVDTGAGKIVSAIFEDKDPNSLKGLSDNLKVREKNLLVILGSRNAENASVVITCSSDLVSKGIHCGNLVKVACEVLGGKGGGKPDMAQGGGKEKQNLESAISGAVNEAKQILTGERV from the coding sequence ATGAAACGCCAATCCGTAGCGGAAATCCGCGAAATCTTTTTAAACTACTTCAAGGACAAGGCTCACAGCGTAGTTCCGTCTTCTTCTCTGCTTCCCGCAGGAGATCCTACACTTCTTTTTACCACGGCCGGAATGGTTCAGTTCAAACCGCTTTTTACCGGCGCCGTCGAACTTCCTTATACGAGAGCGACTTCCTGTCAAAAATGTTTGCGGACCACCGACCTTGAAGTTGTCGGAAGAACGGAACGTCATTGCACCTTTTTCGAAATGCTCGGAAACTTCAGCTTCGGAGATTATTTTAAGGAAGAGGCGATTTCATACGCGCTCGATTGTTCGGTCAATCACTTGGGCTTTGACAAGGATAAAATTTGGGTCACCGTTTATACGGACGACGACGAAGCCGAAAAAATCTGGCTGGAAAAGGGAATTCCCAAAGAGCGCATAACGCGTCTCGGAAAAAAGGACAACTTTTGGGGACCGGCCGGAGACAGCGGGGCTTGCGGACCTTGTTCGGAACTTTATCTCGATCGTGGAATTGAAAAAGGCGGACCGGATTGTGCAACGAGCGGAACCTGCAGACCGGGTTGCGACTGCGATCGTTTTTTAGAATTTTGGAATATAGTTTTCAATCAGTTCAATCAAGACACGGAAGGAAATCTCCATCCGCTCAAACAAACGGGAATCGATACCGGTTCCGGTTTGGAACGAGTCGCCTTATTATTGCAAGGCGCCGATTCCGTATACGACACGGACGAACTCAGAAAGATCATTTCCTTTTACGAAGAATTATCCGGTATCACGTACACGAACGAAAACAAAACTCCGTTCCGCGTCGTAACCGATCATATCCGTTCGGTTCTTTTTTCGATCGGAGACGGAATTTATCCGGACAGAACGGGAAGAGGATACGTAATCCGCCGTTTGATTCGTCGTGCGACACTTTTTGGAAGAAAGCTGAATTTTAGAGAACCGTTTCTTTACAAACTCGTGGATAAGGTAGTCGAGATCTATAAGCTGCGTTATCCGGAACTCGGTAAAAACGCGAAGGCGATTCAAAAAACGATTCTCGCGGAAGAAGAACTTTTCTTAAAAACCTTGGAACTCGGACTCGAAAAGATCGAATCCCTTGTCGCAAAAACGAAAGCGAACGGAAAGACGATCTTTTCCGGAGCGGACGCGTTCTTGCTCTACGGGACGTACGGTTTTCCTGCGGAGATGACCGAAGAAATCGTAGCCGAGCAAGGACTCGATTTCGACAAAAAAGGATTTCAGGAAGAACTCGAAAAAGACAGACAAGTTTCCAGAGAATCTTGGAAGGCCAACAAGGTTTCGTTGATGACCGGACAATCCGTCGAAAAAACGGAATTTTTGGGATATTCTTCCGTATTAGAAAAAGGGGATATTACACATTTATTCTTTGATAATAAACCCGCTTCTTCCCTGAAGGAAGGTCAAACGGGTGCGATCGTATTAAACCGAACTCCTTTTTATCCCGAAGGCGGAGGCCAGGTCGGCGACACCGGGTTTCTTCGTCAGGGAAAAAACGTATTCAAGGTTTTGGATACACAAAAGGAAAACGACAGCATCATTCATTTCGGAGAGGTTCTCAGCGGAGAATTTTCAGCCGGTCAGGAACTCGAGGCCGAAGTCGAAACGACTCGAAGAGAACGATTGAGATACCATCACTCCGGAACTCACTTGTTAAACGGAGCGCTTCGAAATCTTCTCGGAGATCACGTTCTTCAAAAAGGTTCGATCGTTTCTCCCGAATATCTTCGTTTCGATTTTTCTCACCCGTCCGCGTTAACCGCCGATGAAATTCGCAAGATCGAATCCTGGGTCAACGAATCGATCCGCAAGGATTTTCAAGTGGAAACTAAGGAGCTCGGAATCGACGACGCCAAAAAAACCGGAGCCGTTGCGACCTTCGGAGAAAAATACGGGGATCGTGTTCGAGTCGTTCAGATGGGAGACGCTTCCGTGGAATTCTGCGGAGGAACACACGTTTCTCATACGGGAGAAATCGGTTTCTTCTTTATCAAAAAAGAATCTTCACCGGGGGCGGGAAACCGTCGTATCGAAGGCGTCTGCGGTCCCGCTGTGATCGAAACGTTTCAGAATCGATTTGCCGAACTCACGGAGTCCGTGCAGAACTTAAATCTAAAAATCAAATCGGAGTTAGGCGGAGAAGGTTCTCCAATTCTCGTGAACTCGAACGTTCCCGGTCCCGATGAGATTCGGGAAAAACTCGAGAAGGAAGGCGCGACCGCGGTCACATTCTTCCGTGATCTTTCCGAAAAGATTTCTTCTCAGATCGAAGAAAGTATGTCCGCATTCTTAAAAATGAAAAAGAATTTGGAATCGAGAGACTTTGAGAACAACGCGTCCGTGATCGAAAAAGTGTTTTCTTCCTCCGTCGATACGGGAGCGGGCAAGATCGTTTCCGCGATCTTCGAAGACAAGGATCCGAATTCTTTAAAAGGTCTTTCCGATAACCTAAAGGTCCGCGAAAAAAATCTTCTCGTGATTCTCGGAAGCAGAAACGCGGAGAACGCAAGCGTCGTAATCACTTGTTCTTCCGATCTCGTTTCCAAAGGAATTCACTGCGGGAATCTCGTCAAGGTCGCCTGCGAAGTGTTAGGCGGTAAGGGCGGGGGCAAACCCGATATGGCTCAAGGCGGAGGCAAAGAGAAACAAAATCTCGAGTCCGCGATTTCCGGAGCCGTGAACGAAGCAAAACAAATCTTAACCGGAGAAAGAGTATGA
- the mpl17 gene encoding cell surface protein MPL17, protein MKKIFLICVLASFVSFGISAEDESPVKFKLEKSFGNSYLLKIVHPANYGIQKDAPHKILLNAGNGLKIEKADLKVKGKTSEKKKEYLASVDPIPLVVTGKGELEIHGKIYYCNFDKNICIPGKIQQIEIIQ, encoded by the coding sequence ATGAAAAAAATATTCCTCATCTGTGTTTTAGCAAGTTTTGTTTCCTTCGGAATTTCGGCCGAAGACGAAAGTCCCGTTAAATTCAAATTGGAAAAAAGTTTCGGAAATTCCTATCTTCTCAAGATCGTTCATCCGGCTAACTACGGAATTCAAAAGGACGCTCCGCATAAGATTCTTCTCAACGCGGGCAACGGTTTGAAAATCGAAAAAGCGGATCTAAAAGTGAAAGGGAAAACCTCGGAAAAGAAAAAGGAATACCTCGCTTCCGTAGATCCGATTCCGTTAGTCGTAACGGGTAAGGGAGAATTGGAAATTCACGGAAAGATCTATTACTGCAACTTCGACAAGAACATCTGCATTCCCGGCAAAATCCAACAAATAGAAATCATCCAATAG
- a CDS encoding Uma2 family endonuclease, with protein MPMTDLKTDKDFAELPEGTLAELLDGEIIMVPAPIPEHQRVIRKFSNALSTFVERNQLGEIFFSPIDVFLDEHNVVQPDLVYISKANRSLIGEKRIEGAPDWVAEILSEGNAYHDLKTKKKLYEKHGVSEYWIVDPMERSVEVFSNGESGFKLIASATSGKISSVVLDGFSIEIEPLFTRPE; from the coding sequence ATGCCTATGACCGATTTAAAAACGGATAAGGACTTCGCCGAACTTCCGGAAGGAACCTTGGCGGAGCTTTTGGATGGTGAGATAATTATGGTTCCAGCTCCGATCCCCGAGCATCAAAGAGTCATTCGTAAATTTTCGAATGCTCTATCCACATTTGTAGAACGTAACCAACTTGGAGAAATCTTCTTTTCCCCGATCGACGTGTTTCTTGACGAACACAACGTGGTCCAACCGGATCTTGTTTATATTTCCAAAGCAAACCGTTCTTTGATCGGAGAAAAAAGAATCGAAGGCGCGCCCGATTGGGTCGCCGAAATTCTTTCCGAAGGAAACGCATACCACGACTTAAAGACTAAAAAGAAACTCTATGAAAAACACGGAGTCTCCGAATACTGGATCGTCGATCCGATGGAACGCTCCGTAGAAGTTTTTTCCAACGGAGAATCCGGATTCAAACTGATCGCGTCCGCTACTTCCGGCAAAATCTCCTCCGTCGTTCTGGATGGATTTTCCATCGAAATCGAACCGCTCTTTACAAGGCCCGAATAA
- the thiL gene encoding thiamine-phosphate kinase: MKENSILKESEIIRVLYPPGNIQTDDCYLDEEGRIFTTDTICEGTHFRTEWSGPKEIAKKLVEVNVSDIAAGGGVPTQAFLNLGLSAACSKEEWILPFSETLQKTLESYNITLCGGDTYRSPSLNLTLTLVGVTTQAWKRSGGKNGDFLYLTGSVGLSQLGYKLLNERLEVPEPLRSRALERHLTPKSRLNVARELSKHFQVSCCMDLTDGLLQDLPKLASSSEVGLKIELDRIPLPEKSSGFLSLEEALGSGEELELLFLSPEVLPNTLGGIALTKIGTAVSDWKGVKYFNASETETTFRYPGFEHF, from the coding sequence TTGAAGGAAAATTCAATTTTGAAAGAATCGGAAATCATCCGCGTCCTCTATCCGCCGGGAAACATACAGACTGACGACTGTTATCTGGACGAAGAAGGTCGGATCTTCACCACCGATACGATCTGCGAAGGAACCCATTTTAGAACGGAATGGAGCGGCCCGAAAGAAATCGCAAAAAAACTGGTGGAAGTCAACGTCTCGGACATCGCGGCGGGCGGCGGAGTTCCGACCCAAGCCTTTCTCAACTTGGGACTCAGCGCGGCTTGTTCCAAGGAAGAATGGATTCTCCCCTTTTCCGAAACCTTGCAAAAAACATTAGAATCTTATAATATTACACTTTGCGGCGGGGACACCTATCGATCCCCTTCTTTGAATCTGACTTTGACCTTGGTCGGAGTTACGACGCAGGCTTGGAAACGATCCGGAGGGAAGAATGGGGATTTTTTATATCTCACCGGTTCCGTCGGACTTTCTCAACTCGGTTACAAACTTTTAAACGAACGTCTGGAAGTTCCCGAACCTCTCCGAAGCCGAGCCCTAGAAAGACATCTCACGCCCAAATCGAGATTGAACGTCGCGCGGGAACTTTCCAAACACTTTCAAGTTTCCTGTTGTATGGATCTTACGGACGGGCTTTTGCAGGATCTTCCGAAACTCGCTTCTTCTTCGGAAGTCGGATTAAAAATCGAATTGGATCGGATTCCTCTTCCCGAAAAATCCTCGGGATTTCTCAGTCTGGAAGAAGCGCTCGGTTCCGGGGAAGAATTGGAACTTTTATTCTTAAGTCCCGAGGTTTTACCGAACACGTTAGGCGGAATTGCTTTGACGAAGATTGGAACCGCAGTGAGCGATTGGAAAGGCGTAAAGTATTTTAACGCGTCCGAAACGGAAACGACTTTCCGTTATCCTGGCTTTGAACATTTTTAA
- a CDS encoding YceI family protein, with the protein MKRIILFYCLILLPFVAGFSEEPAKNQTCNYSYDHASTKFGWKAFKFTEKTGVGGSFDKIEVVGPTAGNSLEKVLKGIKFTIDPNTVNSGNNDRDAKIKSAFFYPLKKNGKIEGKVVSVELNSDKTSGKGAIELKFNGVTKKLDVNFTIQEGNRLEANSKLELGDFKALSAVDALNLVCKDLHKGKDGVTKLWSEVELTISTQLKADCK; encoded by the coding sequence ATGAAACGAATCATTCTATTCTATTGTTTGATCCTACTTCCTTTTGTCGCCGGATTTTCGGAAGAACCGGCCAAAAACCAAACCTGCAATTACTCGTATGATCACGCGAGCACCAAGTTCGGTTGGAAGGCGTTTAAGTTTACGGAAAAGACCGGGGTCGGAGGTTCCTTTGACAAGATCGAAGTGGTCGGACCTACGGCCGGAAATTCTCTCGAAAAGGTCTTGAAAGGAATCAAATTCACGATCGATCCGAACACGGTCAATTCGGGGAACAACGACAGAGACGCTAAGATCAAGTCCGCATTCTTTTATCCCTTGAAGAAGAATGGAAAGATCGAGGGCAAGGTCGTTTCCGTGGAGTTGAATTCCGACAAAACTTCCGGAAAGGGCGCGATCGAACTCAAATTCAACGGAGTAACCAAGAAGTTGGACGTAAATTTTACGATCCAAGAAGGAAATCGCCTGGAAGCGAATTCCAAACTGGAACTCGGCGATTTCAAAGCGCTTTCTGCGGTCGATGCGCTCAACCTTGTATGCAAGGATTTGCATAAAGGAAAGGACGGAGTCACCAAACTTTGGTCGGAAGTAGAACTTACGATTTCTACTCAGCTCAAAGCGGATTGCAAATAA
- the rpsI gene encoding 30S ribosomal protein S9: MAPAKEIWAVGRRKTSVARAKIKEGSGKITVNHKDIKDYLQNRKAIIEEAVRPLSLLNVQDKYDLNLNVSGGGITGQVGAIRHAVARAICRIKPEFRPAVKKEGFLTRDPRMVERKKYGLHKARRGTQFSKR, translated from the coding sequence ATGGCACCCGCAAAAGAAATCTGGGCAGTAGGAAGAAGAAAAACCTCCGTTGCCCGCGCAAAAATCAAAGAAGGTTCCGGTAAAATCACCGTAAACCACAAAGACATCAAAGATTATCTTCAAAACCGTAAAGCGATTATCGAAGAAGCGGTTCGTCCTCTTTCTCTTCTGAACGTTCAAGACAAGTATGATCTGAATCTGAACGTAAGCGGAGGAGGAATCACCGGACAAGTCGGAGCGATCCGTCACGCGGTTGCAAGAGCGATCTGCAGAATCAAACCGGAGTTCCGTCCAGCCGTTAAGAAAGAAGGATTCTTAACCAGAGATCCAAGAATGGTGGAAAGAAAGAAATACGGTCTTCACAAAGCGAGAAGAGGAACTCAGTTCTCCAAACGTTAA
- a CDS encoding lipoprotein — MKSIQLFVLTFSVLFLIQCSSTSTKKPENETPKENKTTVQEESNEGAADEFTKAPEGFLSSDTFQVVISSLEGNADSAQDLARKRAINLLIAEKGENFRSSDKVVIKELVESKGKIVKHSGSIQGKTYFLFQVNSPGLKSSLKR, encoded by the coding sequence ATGAAATCGATCCAACTTTTCGTTCTTACTTTTTCCGTCCTATTCCTGATTCAGTGTTCGTCGACTTCGACCAAAAAACCAGAAAACGAAACTCCCAAAGAAAACAAAACCACCGTCCAAGAAGAATCGAACGAAGGCGCCGCCGATGAATTTACGAAAGCGCCCGAAGGTTTTTTAAGCTCGGATACGTTTCAAGTCGTCATTTCTTCTTTGGAAGGCAACGCGGACAGCGCTCAGGATCTCGCGCGCAAACGGGCGATCAATCTTTTGATCGCCGAGAAAGGCGAGAATTTTCGTTCTTCCGATAAGGTAGTCATCAAGGAACTCGTCGAGTCCAAAGGAAAAATCGTAAAACATTCCGGTTCGATCCAAGGAAAGACTTACTTTTTGTTCCAGGTGAATTCTCCCGGTTTAAAGTCCTCCCTAAAACGTTAG
- the rplM gene encoding 50S ribosomal protein L13 encodes MSVLSKAHKTPSLTKENAVKGWFVVDAEGKTLGRLASGIAARLRGKHKATFTPNQDCGDNIIVINASKVKVTGNKETQKMYYHHSRYPGGMTETVFKDLIAKQPEKVIYEAVKGMLPKSKLGDKMLTHCKIFSGAEHNLQAQKPVKLEI; translated from the coding sequence ATGTCAGTATTATCAAAAGCGCATAAAACTCCTTCTCTTACGAAAGAAAATGCCGTAAAAGGCTGGTTCGTAGTGGATGCCGAAGGAAAAACCTTAGGAAGACTCGCTTCCGGGATCGCCGCAAGACTTCGCGGAAAACACAAAGCAACTTTTACTCCGAATCAAGATTGCGGAGACAATATCATCGTTATCAACGCTTCCAAAGTGAAAGTAACCGGTAACAAAGAAACTCAGAAAATGTATTATCATCACTCTCGTTATCCGGGTGGGATGACCGAAACCGTTTTCAAAGATCTGATCGCAAAACAACCTGAAAAGGTGATCTACGAGGCCGTAAAAGGAATGCTTCCAAAAAGCAAACTCGGAGATAAAATGCTCACCCATTGCAAAATTTTCTCGGGTGCTGAACACAACCTCCAGGCACAAAAGCCTGTGAAACTGGAAATCTAA